CAGCGATACGCCCAGATCCACGCTGGCGGCAGGCTAACGCCCCCGCCCACGCCCCGCGCTACCCAAATCACAACAAATTTCCCGAAAATAGGGCCGGCGATGCTGCGGCAGCTGCATCGCACGTTACTTGTTACTGCCTCAACGTCTGGTCAAAGCGCTTTTTCAGCAGGGTGCTAGACGAGCATGGTAAGCTCATTACAGAAGACTTTCGTATCCATCTTAAGGAGCAAATCCGCAGTGTGCTCAAGAGGGAGTTTGCCTCCATGGATGATTTCCTCAAGCGCTGGACCGAAGCGGAGCGTAAGCAGGCTGTCCTCGCCGAACTACAAGAGCAAGGACTACCGTTAGAGGTTTTGGCGCAGGCAGTTCCCAAGGGCGAGGAGCTGGACCCATTTGATCTCGTGGCGCACATTGCCTTCGATCAGCCGCCATTGAGCCGTCGCGAGCGGGCCAACATTGTGCGCAAACGCAACTATTTCACGAAATATGGGGATGAAGCCCGAGCAGTGCTGGAAGCGTTGCTCGAAAAATATGCGGACCACGGAATCAGGGATATCGAAGATCCCAAAATTCTCGAATTGCCACCTTTCAGCGATTTGGGCACCAAAACACACATCCGTCGCGCCATCTTCGGTGGTAATGAAGCCTGGACACGCGCCCTTACGGACCTAGAACAAGCCCTTTATAGTCAAGATCTTGCTTAGTACATGAATTTGTCTGCTACGATTAAATCCATCCAGGACATTATGCGCAAGGATGACGGCGTCGATGGAGACGCTCAGCGCATCGGTCAGCTTGCCTGGATGCTTTTCCTAAAAGTTTTCGACCAGTGTGAAGAGTCATGGGAGGATGATTACGCCGACCGGGGCGAAGTCTATGCCTCGCCCATCCCCGAAGAATGTCGCTGGCGTAATTGGGCCAAATACAAGGATGGCAAGCCCCAGATTTCACCCAACGAGCTGGCTGCCTACGTCAATAACACCGTCTTTCCCCGCCTGAAGGAGATCAACGTCGATGGCAACGCCGTCGCGAAAGTCGTGCATGAGGTCTTTGCGGATGCCAACAACTACATGAAATCCGGCACGCTCCTGCTGGGTGTGATAGAGAAACTCGACGAGGTCATCCAATGGCACGAGTCAGATACGCGTGCTCAGCTTGGGCAGGCTTATGAAAAAATTCTGAAAGATCTGCGCAGCGCGGGTAATGCGGGCGAATTCTACACCCCACGAGCTGTCACCGAATTCATGGTGCGTATGGTCAACCCCCGGCTCGACTTGCGGGAAACCGTGCTGGACCCTGCCTGCGGCACAGGTGGCTTTCTTACTGCAACTATCGATCATCTAAAGCAACAGCTGACGGAAAAATCCTCTACCGATGATCGTGGCGCAATTGACCAGTGCATTCGGGGGATTGAGAAGAAGCAGCTGCCCCACTTGCTCTGCACAACGAACATCCTCCTGCATGGCATTGAGGTGCCGAGCATGATCGAGCACCGCAACACCCTGGCCAACGGCTGGAATGAGTGGTCGCCCAGTGAGCGGGTAGACTGTGTCATCACCAATCCACCCTTCGGTGGGATGGAAGGCGAGGGCGTGGGCAGCGATTTTCCCTCGGATGTGCAGACGCGAGAAACGGCGGATATGTTTCTCGTCCTCATCGTTAATAAGCTGCTCAAGGACGGCGGACGCGGCGCGGTCGTGTTGCCCGATGGCACGCTCTTTGGCGAAGGCGTTAAGGCAAAGGTCAAACGCATGCTGCTGGAGAAGTGCAGCCTCCATACTGTTATTCGCCTGCCCAACGGCGTCTTCAACCCCTACACAGGCATCAAGACCAATCTGCTCTTCTTTACTAAGGGGCAGCCGACGGAGACGATCTGGTATTACGAGCACCGCTACCCAGAAGGCGTCAAGAGTTACTCGAAAACCAAGCCATTGCGGATCGAGGAGCTGGAGCCTATCGTGAAATGGTGGGGTAGCGAGGCCGATGGCTTTGCCAGCCGGGTAGAAACGGAGCAGGCTTGGAAGGTCGATTTCAAGGCGCTCAAAGCGGAGGCAGAGGCCAAGGCACAGCCACATTGGACAAAGGCCGAACAGCTGGGCACAGAGGCTAATCGCGTGAACGAGCAGCTAAAGGTGCAAAAACTCGAACTACGCCGGGCAACCAAACCTTCAAAAAAAGCAGCCCTAGAGGATACCGTCGCCGAGTCCGAAGCGAAGCTCGAGGCACTACGCCAGCAGGCTAAGGATGCCCAGACCGCCGGAGACCGCCTCTACTTGCCTATCTTCAATCTGGACCTGAAGAACCCCCGCGCCCCTGAAGAAGAATCACGCGATCCGAACCAGCTACTGAAGAAACTCCAGAAGCTCAATGAGGACATCGCTGCGACAGAGCAGCAGCTCCACGACGAACTGGCTGCCGCGTTGGCTCATCACTTCAAAGGGGATGTCTCCGCATGAATCCCGAAGTGTTTTTGAAAAACTTCGGCCATGTGGTGAATGCGCCGGGCGGGAGCGTCAAGTTGCGGGATATGGTCTACTTCCTCGCTATTACCGGGCGCTTGTCCCAACAGGTTTTAGAAGACGGAACTGGAGAAGACCTACTAAAAGAAATCGAAGCGGAAAAGAAGTGGCGTATTGAAAATAAGTCATTCAAGCGCTCGCCAAAGCTCGAAAAGTGTAATGCTCTTTATGCAGAGAATCTGCCAGAAATCCCGGCGTCTTGGTGCTGGTCACGACTCGTCGACTTGGGAGAGATCAGTCCAAAAAATGAAGCCGACTATACTCAAGAGGCCTCTTTCCTCCCCATGGCATCTATATCGGAAAGGCACGGGGCCGATGTAATTCCAGAAAACAGAACTTGGGGGCAAATCGCTAAAGGCTACACCCACTTTAAAAACCAGGATGTGGTCGTGGCGAAGATCACCCCTTGCTTTGAGAATGGGAAGGCAGCAGTTATCCGAGGTTTGCCTTCCAGAATCGGTGCTGGTACTACGGAGCTACATGTTGTTCGCCTCTTACCCAGAATCGAACCCAGTTTCGTCTACATTTTCCTAAAGTCACCTTATTTCAGAACCTTCGGCGAATCTAAGATGACCGGAACGGCAGGGCAAAAGCGATTGCCGACCGAGTATTTTGCGACGCGCCCGTTCCCCCTTCCGCCCCTGGCCGAGCAAAAGCGGATTGTGGCGAAGGTGGATGCCTTGATGGCCTTGTGTGACCGGCTAGAAGCGCAGCAACAGAAGCGCACCGAGCTGCGGCCCAAGTTAGTGGTAGCCACACACATCCGCTTCACCGAAACCCCCACCCCCGAATCCCTCCGCGCCTGTTTCGCAGAACCCGGCCACGCCAACCCCAAAGAACTCCGCAAAACCATCCTCTCGCTGGCCGTGCAAGGGAAGCTAGTGGAGCAGGATGGGCGGGAGGGAACGGGTGCCCAGCTCTTGGGTGAAATAGCAAAAGTCCGCAAGGAACTGCTCGAGTCGGGTTATCCGAATAGCAATGAGTCGGAGGTTCAAGCGAGAAAGCAAAAAAAACAAATGCTTCCGCAAGCCTTGCCCACCCTCCCAGGAGGTTGGAGCTGGGCGACATTAATGCAATGCTGTTTAATAGTCGTGGACTGCCATAACAAAACAGCTCCCTATACGAAAGAAGGAATCATTCTTTTGAGGACCACGAATATCAGGAATGGAGAGCTCAACGATAAGGAGCGAAAATACATCAGCAAAGAAACCTACCTAAAGTGGGCAGCTCGTTGCCCACCAGAGCCTGGAGATATTCTAATTACCCGAGAAGCTCCGATGGGTGAAGCATGTATTATCCCAGAAGGAATGAAGGTGTGCATGGGACAACGTATGATGCTAGCTCGAGTCGTCCCAAATACCATTCTAAGAACGTATCTTCTCATATGCCTAACGGCCCCTGATATGATGGACAGAGTGCAAGACAAGCCCATTGGAGCACTTGTGGAGCATTTGAGGGTGGGAGGAGTGGAAACCATGCTAATTCCCGTCCCACCCCTCGCCGAACAGCGCCGCATCGTCGCCAAAGTGGATGAGCTGATGGCCCTCGTCGACAAGCTGGAGCAGCAGCAGAGCCGCCGCGAGGCGCTGGCCGCCGCCTATGCCCAGAGCGCCGTCAGCGCCCTGACGGGAACCGAATTCAAACCGAAAGCTGAAAAGATGAAAGCACCCAAGACCGAACTGATTTCGATGGTCTGCCTCCGTGCCAACCCGGATGACAAGGAGGCCGCCCCGCTCGCCAGCCTGCTGGCCACCAACAATGACAAACTGGAAGCCAAGACCCTTTGGCAACGCTCCGGCCTCGCTATCGAAGATTTCTACCAGCAGCTCAAAAAGGAGATCGCCGCAGGCTACATCCAACAGCCGGAGGAAGCGTCATTTCGGGAACTAGAAGAGAGCAAGACCGGCGCGAATCGCAATCGTATCCATTAAGCCGCCATGCACCTCGAACGCCTCACCATCAAAGACTGGCGCAACCTGCGCGACTTCGAGATTGATTTCACCCGGACGCTGCTCGACGACTCGGGCAAGCCCGAATGCGAAAGCGACGGCCAGCCAATCGAATTGAAGAGCTACGCCGTGATCGGGCAAAACGGTTCCGGCAAGTCGAACCTGATCGAGGCCATCGTCACTATCTTCCGCGACCTCGATCTGAAAGAGAAAACGGGGTTCGATTACGAGCTGACGTATCGGGTGCGCGGGCACCGCGTCGAGATCAAGGCCACCGGAGACAAACGGGAGGCCTGGATTACGGACAAGGACAGCGACCAATGCAAGAAACGGGCCCTCTCGTTTCTGTCGAACAACGCCCGGACCTACTTGCCGTCGCACGTCTTCGCCTACTACTCTGGACGTAGCAACCGGATCGAGGCCCTCTTCCAGCGTCACCAGCAACGCTTCTATAAGGCATTGACTGATGGAGACGACGAGTTGCTCCGGCGTCTCTTCTACTGCCGCACGGTGCACAGCCAGTTTGTTCTGCTCGCCTATCTCCTGAATGAAGGCAAGGGCGGTAGCGAAGAAGCCAGCCAGACTGCTGCCATCCTAGACAAGCTTGGCATCGATGACCTGGATTCAGTCCTGTTCGTCCTCAAGCGCCCTTATTGGAACCGCAATGACGATCTGAGCGAACAACGACTGATCGAAGGAGATCCCCGATTCTGGTATTCCGTCGGAGTTGTGCAGGAGTTTTTGGACAAGCTCTGGAAGGTTGCCATCGCCCCCATCGATCACACCGACAAGAACCGGACCATTGATTTTCGCGGACGCACCGAAGACCAGGACCTGCTTTACATGTTTGTTCCGGACAAGGAAGCCTTGCAGAAACTGGCTAGCGAAGTCGGCGAACCTTCGCGTTTCTTCAAATATCTGGAGAGCACCTATATATCCGACCTGATCGACGAAGTGCGCATCAACGTGAAACACCGCGACGTGGAGGGAAACATCACCTTTGGTCAGCTCTCGGAGGGCGAACAACAGCTCCTCACGGTGCTTGGTCTGATGCGTTTTACCAAAGAAGATCAGTCACTCTTTCTGCTAGACGAGCCCGACACGCACCTGAATCCACTCTGGAAATTCCGTTTCTTTGATGAAATCGAGGAAACGGTGAGCCTGCAGAAGGACACGCTGATGGGCGACTCGCAGCTCCTCGTCACCACTCACGATCCCATCATGATCGGAAGCCTGCGCAAAGAGCAGGTTCGCATTCTCCGCAAGACGCCCCAGGGACGCATCGAAGTCCGCGAGCCGGACATCGACCCTCGCGGAATGGGATTCGCCGGGCTCCTCAAGAGCGAACTTTTTGGACTCCGCTCGACGGTGGACAGCGAAACGCTCAAGCGTTTGGACCGTCGAAACTACCTTTTTGCGAAGGGAAATGAGCGCACGCACGAGGAAAATGAAGAGATGGCTCGGTTGAGCGATGAACTCGCCGAGTTGGGTTTCGCGAAAGATTTCAAAGATCCCTACTACGCGAAATTTGTCGAGAAAATGGCACTACACACCAAGTTCCACAAATCCGTGCTGACGCCCGAAGAACAGGCGGAACAGGATCGGGTTGCCGACGAAATCATCAGTCAAATCCTTGCCGAGGAGGAAGCTCAATGAGATGGATCGACTTCGAGAATAAGAAGCCGACGGACGCATTCGAAGGCTGGACGCCTTGGGCACAGAGTCGCTGGGAGGCATGGCTGAAAAAGTCGGCGGAACTATTGCAGCAGATGGAGGCGTTGAACCGCGAGGTCACGCAGCTTAGGACTGCTGGGAACAATGAGGGAGTCGCCGAGAAACTGAAGGCGCGGAACAAGATCATCGATGACAACTGCAATCACTGGGGCGAGCTGAAGGACTGGCTGTTGGCCCTCTCGCACGGCAAGTGCTGGTTCTCCGAAGCCAAAGATGTCTACAACCACTGGCACGTCGAGCATTTCAGGCCAAAGAAACAGGCTAAGGAAATCGACGGGACTGAACGAGAAGGATATTGGTGGCTAGCCTTCGATTACAGCAACTTCCGGATCTGCGGAAGTGTTGGGAATTCGAAGAAGGGCGGCTGGTTTCCACTGCATGAGAATTCAAACTGCTCAACATTCGATTGCCGCTGCGAGGACTCGGAAGCCGCCTACCTAATCGACCCAACGAAACAGTGCGATGTCGCTCTAATTTCTTTTCAAGAGGATGGGAACGCAATTCCGCTCGAATCTGATGAAGAGTCATGGGACTGGAAACGTGCGGATGAATCGATTAAACGGCTTCGGCTCAATACCTACGACAGATTACCCGAAGAAAGGCGAAAATTGGCTAATAAGCTGAAAGACCTCATTGATAGATTTCTTATCGAGAAATCGCGTTACAAGCCTGGCGTCAACGAAGCCCCACGGGGCAAGATGGACGAAATTGCCCGACAGATCATAGCCTACTTGGACGAGCGAGAGCCTCTGTCAGCGTATGCGAGATGGTATGTTAACACCCTGCTGAAAAAGCGCTTTGACCAGACGTTGAGGCAGTAACAAGTAACGTGCGATGCAGCTGCCGCAGCATCGCCGGCCCGATTTTCGGGCAATTTGTTGTGATTTGGGTAGCGCGGGGCGAGGGCGGCGGCGTTAGCCTGCCGCCAGCGTGGATCTGGGCGGATCGCTGGTGGAGTCGGTGAGGAGTTTGGCCATGCGCACGAGGTTGCAAGTGACGGCGACGAGTTGGGCCTGGAAGTGGGTGCGTTCGACGCCGCGGTAGCGGGTTTTGCGGAAGGCACCGGTTGTCTTGATCCAGCCGAAGAGGTTTTCGATGCGCTTGCGGATGCGTTGGCTGACGCGGTAGCCGGCGTGGCGGGTGGTGCGCCCGTCGAGCCCCGAGGTCCTGCGGCCCTTGACCTGCGCCACGTGCGGGGCGATCTCGCGCTCGCGGCAGGCGCGCACAAACTGCTGGTTATGGTAGCCGCGGTCCGCCCCGACGGTGCGCGGGTCGAAGCCACGCATCGTCAGCTCGTCGAGTTGCTCCAGCGCGACTTCGTGCTCCGTGCAGCCTTTGCCGACCGCAGAGCGCACGTCGAAGAGCACGCAGAGCCCGTGACGGTTTTCCATCACCGCATGCGCGCCAAAGCAGAGTTTGGCGGCGCTGCCGGCGCTCTTCTTGAGCAGCTTCGCCTCCTGATCGCTCTTCGATTCGTGGGTCTGGTTCGAGCGTTTTTCGCCCTTGAAGTCCGCAAAGCCGCCACCGCAGCCGCGTCCCTCGTCGTCCTTTTCATCCTTCGGGCGGAAGCTCTTCATGCTCGCCCACGCCTCGATCAACGTGCCGTCTACGCTGAAATGCTCGTCGCTGATCCAGTCGTGCGAGCGCGCCAGCTCCACCACTTCCAGCAAAAACAGCTCCGAGGCATGGTGATGCAGCAGTCGATCCGCATTCTTCGAGAAGGTCGACGCGTTGAAACTACCCTCGCTCGGGTTGAGGTCCAAAAACCACTGGAACAGCAGGTCGTAACGCAGGCGCTCGCAGAACTGGCGGTCGCTGCGCACACTGTAAAGCGCGCACAACACCTTCGCCTTCAACAGCCGCTCCGGCGGAATCGATGGGCGCCCCAGCTCCGCGTACATCTGCTCGAACTCATCCTCCAGCTCCACCAAAACCGCGTCCACCAGCTGCTTGATCCGGCGAATCGGGTGCTTCGCCGGAATCAGCGATTCCAGGTTGATCAACGCCACCGCATCCAGCTGTCTCGATACCTTACCGCGCATACCCACAGCTTACCCATCACGCCGACTCGGAAAAGGACTTTTTCAGCAGGGTGGTAAAGCTGGAACCCTGAGATGAGCGATGGAGGCGGCCTGCAGTCTTGGAGAGTTGAAAGACTAGACCAGTTAGACGGCCTAACCCGCGCGGCGTGAGTCGAGCCGTTGAGTGAAAGGGATGGGCGAAACAGGATGGATCAGGATGCGTTCAAAGGGCGTCCCTTGCCTCAAGGCGCTGCAAATGTGCCGTAAAGCGAGGTCGAGCCTTGTGTGGGAGACGCTTTTTTGTCTGATTATGAGCTGTTTGCTATCATGGCAGGTGCGCTCAAACGAAAACTGGAAGCTCTGGAGGCCTTCACCGTCGATGTGATCTACGATCGACGGAGCGACTGGCAGGCGCAGGCTTGGGGCGGCTTTCTGCGAGCCCTGTCGCAGCTTTTTCGCGGGATCGTATCTGCCCGCTACCATCTGTATGACCGTCGCTTGATGCGCGCGCATCACCTTGGCTGTCAGGTCATCGTCGTGGGTAACCTCACCGTCGGCGGCACCGGCAAGACGCCCGTGGTAGAGAAGCTCGCCCGCCACCTGCAGGCCAAAGGGCGGACCGTCGCCATTCTCAGCCGGGGCTATAAAAGCAAGAAGGAGCCGTTTTACCACAAATGGTGGCGCTGGTTCACCCACGCCGAGGCGGAGCCGCCCCGTATCGTCAGCAATGGCCAGGAGGTGCTGCTCGACTCCGAAGTGGCAGGCGACGAGCCTTTCATGCTGGCCAAAAACCTGCCGGGCGTCGTGGTACTAACTGACAAGGATCGCGTCAAGGCTGGTATCTATGCCATCCGGCACTTTGGTGCCGATACATTGATCCTCGACGACGGCTTCCAGTATTTTCGCCTCAAGGACCATTTCCAGCTCCTGCTGATCGACAAGAGCAACCCCTTTGGTAATGGGCAACTGTTGCCGCGCGGCATCCTGCGCGAGCCGATCAGCCACCTGCGGCGCGCTTCTTATGTTTTTCTCACCAAATCCGACGGCAAGGCCGATCCGGAGCTGGAGGCGTTGATCCGGCAACATCGCCCCGATACCGAACTGATCGAATGCACGCACCAGCCGCGCTTTCTGCAAGCGCTCAATGGTTCGGAACGGCTGGATCTGGACCAACTGGAAGGGCACAAAGTCGCCGCCTTCAGCGCGATCGCCGTGCCGGAGAGTTTCGAGAAGTTTGTGGACCAGTATGGGGCCAACATCGTGCTGCGACGCCGCTTCCTC
This Verrucomicrobiota bacterium JB022 DNA region includes the following protein-coding sequences:
- a CDS encoding AAA family ATPase; translated protein: MHLERLTIKDWRNLRDFEIDFTRTLLDDSGKPECESDGQPIELKSYAVIGQNGSGKSNLIEAIVTIFRDLDLKEKTGFDYELTYRVRGHRVEIKATGDKREAWITDKDSDQCKKRALSFLSNNARTYLPSHVFAYYSGRSNRIEALFQRHQQRFYKALTDGDDELLRRLFYCRTVHSQFVLLAYLLNEGKGGSEEASQTAAILDKLGIDDLDSVLFVLKRPYWNRNDDLSEQRLIEGDPRFWYSVGVVQEFLDKLWKVAIAPIDHTDKNRTIDFRGRTEDQDLLYMFVPDKEALQKLASEVGEPSRFFKYLESTYISDLIDEVRINVKHRDVEGNITFGQLSEGEQQLLTVLGLMRFTKEDQSLFLLDEPDTHLNPLWKFRFFDEIEETVSLQKDTLMGDSQLLVTTHDPIMIGSLRKEQVRILRKTPQGRIEVREPDIDPRGMGFAGLLKSELFGLRSTVDSETLKRLDRRNYLFAKGNERTHEENEEMARLSDELAELGFAKDFKDPYYAKFVEKMALHTKFHKSVLTPEEQAEQDRVADEIISQILAEEEAQ
- a CDS encoding IS5 family transposase, translated to MRGKVSRQLDAVALINLESLIPAKHPIRRIKQLVDAVLVELEDEFEQMYAELGRPSIPPERLLKAKVLCALYSVRSDRQFCERLRYDLLFQWFLDLNPSEGSFNASTFSKNADRLLHHHASELFLLEVVELARSHDWISDEHFSVDGTLIEAWASMKSFRPKDEKDDEGRGCGGGFADFKGEKRSNQTHESKSDQEAKLLKKSAGSAAKLCFGAHAVMENRHGLCVLFDVRSAVGKGCTEHEVALEQLDELTMRGFDPRTVGADRGYHNQQFVRACREREIAPHVAQVKGRRTSGLDGRTTRHAGYRVSQRIRKRIENLFGWIKTTGAFRKTRYRGVERTHFQAQLVAVTCNLVRMAKLLTDSTSDPPRSTLAAG
- the lpxK gene encoding tetraacyldisaccharide 4'-kinase; its protein translation is MAGALKRKLEALEAFTVDVIYDRRSDWQAQAWGGFLRALSQLFRGIVSARYHLYDRRLMRAHHLGCQVIVVGNLTVGGTGKTPVVEKLARHLQAKGRTVAILSRGYKSKKEPFYHKWWRWFTHAEAEPPRIVSNGQEVLLDSEVAGDEPFMLAKNLPGVVVLTDKDRVKAGIYAIRHFGADTLILDDGFQYFRLKDHFQLLLIDKSNPFGNGQLLPRGILREPISHLRRASYVFLTKSDGKADPELEALIRQHRPDTELIECTHQPRFLQALNGSERLDLDQLEGHKVAAFSAIAVPESFEKFVDQYGANIVLRRRFLDHHRFREEEIQDLYAEAAAAGAEWLITTEKDAVRIPADWAQPLPVYYLRVEIAIIAGAEDFEAAVNRISRRPSLVRPMAGAPPEPQQTRRRRA
- a CDS encoding restriction endonuclease subunit S yields the protein MNPEVFLKNFGHVVNAPGGSVKLRDMVYFLAITGRLSQQVLEDGTGEDLLKEIEAEKKWRIENKSFKRSPKLEKCNALYAENLPEIPASWCWSRLVDLGEISPKNEADYTQEASFLPMASISERHGADVIPENRTWGQIAKGYTHFKNQDVVVAKITPCFENGKAAVIRGLPSRIGAGTTELHVVRLLPRIEPSFVYIFLKSPYFRTFGESKMTGTAGQKRLPTEYFATRPFPLPPLAEQKRIVAKVDALMALCDRLEAQQQKRTELRPKLVVATHIRFTETPTPESLRACFAEPGHANPKELRKTILSLAVQGKLVEQDGREGTGAQLLGEIAKVRKELLESGYPNSNESEVQARKQKKQMLPQALPTLPGGWSWATLMQCCLIVVDCHNKTAPYTKEGIILLRTTNIRNGELNDKERKYISKETYLKWAARCPPEPGDILITREAPMGEACIIPEGMKVCMGQRMMLARVVPNTILRTYLLICLTAPDMMDRVQDKPIGALVEHLRVGGVETMLIPVPPLAEQRRIVAKVDELMALVDKLEQQQSRREALAAAYAQSAVSALTGTEFKPKAEKMKAPKTELISMVCLRANPDDKEAAPLASLLATNNDKLEAKTLWQRSGLAIEDFYQQLKKEIAAGYIQQPEEASFRELEESKTGANRNRIH
- a CDS encoding type I restriction-modification enzyme R subunit C-terminal domain-containing protein, giving the protein AIRPDPRWRQANAPAHAPRYPNHNKFPENRAGDAAAAASHVTCYCLNVWSKRFFSRVLDEHGKLITEDFRIHLKEQIRSVLKREFASMDDFLKRWTEAERKQAVLAELQEQGLPLEVLAQAVPKGEELDPFDLVAHIAFDQPPLSRRERANIVRKRNYFTKYGDEARAVLEALLEKYADHGIRDIEDPKILELPPFSDLGTKTHIRRAIFGGNEAWTRALTDLEQALYSQDLA
- a CDS encoding class I SAM-dependent DNA methyltransferase — its product is MNLSATIKSIQDIMRKDDGVDGDAQRIGQLAWMLFLKVFDQCEESWEDDYADRGEVYASPIPEECRWRNWAKYKDGKPQISPNELAAYVNNTVFPRLKEINVDGNAVAKVVHEVFADANNYMKSGTLLLGVIEKLDEVIQWHESDTRAQLGQAYEKILKDLRSAGNAGEFYTPRAVTEFMVRMVNPRLDLRETVLDPACGTGGFLTATIDHLKQQLTEKSSTDDRGAIDQCIRGIEKKQLPHLLCTTNILLHGIEVPSMIEHRNTLANGWNEWSPSERVDCVITNPPFGGMEGEGVGSDFPSDVQTRETADMFLVLIVNKLLKDGGRGAVVLPDGTLFGEGVKAKVKRMLLEKCSLHTVIRLPNGVFNPYTGIKTNLLFFTKGQPTETIWYYEHRYPEGVKSYSKTKPLRIEELEPIVKWWGSEADGFASRVETEQAWKVDFKALKAEAEAKAQPHWTKAEQLGTEANRVNEQLKVQKLELRRATKPSKKAALEDTVAESEAKLEALRQQAKDAQTAGDRLYLPIFNLDLKNPRAPEEESRDPNQLLKKLQKLNEDIAATEQQLHDELAAALAHHFKGDVSA